From a single Podarcis raffonei isolate rPodRaf1 chromosome 10, rPodRaf1.pri, whole genome shotgun sequence genomic region:
- the CMAS gene encoding N-acylneuraminate cytidylyltransferase isoform X1: MAAPVADSSSGGPAALQPAGDAGRPPLHMAALVLARGGSKGIPLKNIKLLAGVPLIGWVLRAALDSGVFQSVWVSTDHDEIEKVAKQFGAKVHRRSSEVSKDSSTSLDAIVEFLQYHDEVDVIGNIQATSPCLHPTDLTRVAKMIREDGFDSVFSVVRRHQFRWSEIKKGVSEVTVPQNLNPAKRPRRQDWDGELYENGSFYFAKRPLIEKGYLQGGKMAYYEMRAEHSVDIDVDIDWPIAEQRVLRYGYFGKEALKEVKLLVCTIDGCLTTGHIYVSGDEKEILSYDVRDATGICLLQKRGVEVRLISERDCSSKTLSAMKLGCAAEVNVADKLLVVEKWRKEMGLCWKEVAYLGNEESDVECLKKAGMSAVPADGCPAAQKATGYICKCNGGRGAIREFAEHIFLLMEKVNSAGKKLC; the protein is encoded by the exons ATGGCCGCGCCAGTCGCTGATTCCTCCTCGGGAGGGCCCGCCGCCCTCCAGCCGGCGGGAGATGCCGGCCGCCCGCCGCTGCATATGGCGGCGCTGGTGTTGGCTCGCGGCGGCAGCAAAGGAATCCCGCTGAAGAACATTAAGCTCCTGGCCGGCGTCCCGCTGATTGGTTGGGTGCTGAGGGCAGCCCTCGACTCTGGCGTCTTCCAGAG CGTGTGGGTTTCCACAGACCACGACGAAATCGAGAAAGTGGCCAAGCAGTTTGGGGCAAAAGTCCACCGGAGAAGCTCGGAAGTGTCGAAAGACTCCTCTACCTCCCTAGATGCCATCGTGGAGTTCCTCCAGTATCACGATG AGGTTGATGTCATAGGAAATATCCAAGCAACTTCCCCTTGTTTACATCCCACTGATCTTACCAGGGTGGCCAAAATGATCCGCGAGGATGGCTTTGATTCCGTGTTCTCCGTCGTCAGGCGGCATCAGTTTCGGTGGAGCGAAATAAAAAAAGGAG TAAGTGAAGTGACCGTACCTCAAAATCTGAATCCGGCCAAGCGCCCCCGCCGGCAGGACTGGGACGGAGAGCTCTATGAAAACGGGTCTTTCTACTTTGCCAAAAGGCCCCTGATCGAAAAGGGGTATTTGCAG GGTGGGAAAATGGCTTATTACGAAATGCGTGCCGAGCATAGCGTGGATATAGATGTTGACATTGACTGGCCCATTGCAGAGCAAAGAGTCCTGCG GTATGGCTACTTCGGTAAAGAGGCCTTGAAAGAggtgaagctgctggtttgtacCATTGACGGATGCCTCACCACAGGCCACATCTACGTCTCGGGAGACGAGAAGGAGATTCTTTCCTACGACGTCAGGGATGCGACTGGAATCTGCCTGCTTCAGAAAAGAGGTGTTGAG GTGCGGCTGATCTCCGAGAGGGACTGCTCATCGAAGACTCTTTCTGCCATGAAGTTGGGCTGTGCTGCGGAAGTCAACGTGGCTGACAAGCTGCTGGTCGTAGAGAaatggaggaaggaaatggggctTTGCTGGAAGGAAGTGGCGTATTTAG GAAATGAGGAATCGGATGTGGAGTGCCTGAAGAAAGCTGGCATGAGCGCCGTCCCCGCCGACGGCTGCCCTGCTGCCCAGAAAGCCACCGGCTACATCTGCAAATGCAACGGTGGCCGCGGCGCGATCCGGGAGTTTGCAGAGCACATATTCCTCCTAATGGAAAAGGTGAATTCAGCTGGAAAGAAGCTCTGCTGA
- the CMAS gene encoding N-acylneuraminate cytidylyltransferase isoform X2, which yields MAAPVADSSSGGPAALQPAGDAGRPPLHMAALVLARGGSKGIPLKNIKLLAGVPLIGWVLRAALDSGVFQSVWVSTDHDEIEKVAKQFGAKVHRRSSEVSKDSSTSLDAIVEFLQYHDEVDVIGNIQATSPCLHPTDLTRVAKMIREDGFDSVFSVVRRHQFRWSEIKKGVSEVTVPQNLNPAKRPRRQDWDGELYENGSFYFAKRPLIEKGYLQGGKMAYYEMRAEHSVDIDVDIDWPIAEQRVLRYGYFGKEALKEVKLLVCTIDGCLTTGHIYVSGDEKEILSYDVRDATGICLLQKRGVEVRLISERDCSSKTLSAMKLGCAAEVNVADKLLVVEKWRKEMGLCWKEVAYLGMTIL from the exons ATGGCCGCGCCAGTCGCTGATTCCTCCTCGGGAGGGCCCGCCGCCCTCCAGCCGGCGGGAGATGCCGGCCGCCCGCCGCTGCATATGGCGGCGCTGGTGTTGGCTCGCGGCGGCAGCAAAGGAATCCCGCTGAAGAACATTAAGCTCCTGGCCGGCGTCCCGCTGATTGGTTGGGTGCTGAGGGCAGCCCTCGACTCTGGCGTCTTCCAGAG CGTGTGGGTTTCCACAGACCACGACGAAATCGAGAAAGTGGCCAAGCAGTTTGGGGCAAAAGTCCACCGGAGAAGCTCGGAAGTGTCGAAAGACTCCTCTACCTCCCTAGATGCCATCGTGGAGTTCCTCCAGTATCACGATG AGGTTGATGTCATAGGAAATATCCAAGCAACTTCCCCTTGTTTACATCCCACTGATCTTACCAGGGTGGCCAAAATGATCCGCGAGGATGGCTTTGATTCCGTGTTCTCCGTCGTCAGGCGGCATCAGTTTCGGTGGAGCGAAATAAAAAAAGGAG TAAGTGAAGTGACCGTACCTCAAAATCTGAATCCGGCCAAGCGCCCCCGCCGGCAGGACTGGGACGGAGAGCTCTATGAAAACGGGTCTTTCTACTTTGCCAAAAGGCCCCTGATCGAAAAGGGGTATTTGCAG GGTGGGAAAATGGCTTATTACGAAATGCGTGCCGAGCATAGCGTGGATATAGATGTTGACATTGACTGGCCCATTGCAGAGCAAAGAGTCCTGCG GTATGGCTACTTCGGTAAAGAGGCCTTGAAAGAggtgaagctgctggtttgtacCATTGACGGATGCCTCACCACAGGCCACATCTACGTCTCGGGAGACGAGAAGGAGATTCTTTCCTACGACGTCAGGGATGCGACTGGAATCTGCCTGCTTCAGAAAAGAGGTGTTGAG GTGCGGCTGATCTCCGAGAGGGACTGCTCATCGAAGACTCTTTCTGCCATGAAGTTGGGCTGTGCTGCGGAAGTCAACGTGGCTGACAAGCTGCTGGTCGTAGAGAaatggaggaaggaaatggggctTTGCTGGAAGGAAGTGGCGTATTTAG GGATGACCATCCTTTGA